A stretch of DNA from Aspergillus flavus chromosome 3, complete sequence:
CGTATGGAAAACGGAGTCAACGTGGGGTGTGATGGACATTGTTCCAGAAACGGATTTTCGTATGGAAGACCCGAGTACCTGCCTTTTTGTACAAGCGCTAAGAGTTTCATAGCCGATATCCAGCGAGCTTGTGCGATTCAAGCTGGTGACGGTTTAAGCATGATGGTGGTGCCTAGGGAGAATAACCTAGTTCGATTCTACTTACATCTGAATGGTGGCGAGGAAAGAAGCCCAAATGGGCCCGATAAATCAGAAGGATCTTTAGAAGACTTGATGGACATGGCTGAGAAGACACTCAAGCCATACAAATTGTCTTACAAGTACTGTGACTGGTGGTCTATTTATCCGGTAGGATTGGCGTGTGAACGCTGGCTTGGTATGATTATCTGACATTTGGACAGATAGGGCGACGACTGATCAAGCAATACCGGAGTGACCGGTAAGTAATCTATGAGCTGATCCTAAGATGACCAAGATCTAATTGTCGTCTGTAGCATATTCTTCGCGGGTGACGCTGCCCATACACACTCACCAAAGGGCGGGCAAGGCATGAATATCTCAATGCAGGACACATACAACCTGGTATGGAAGGTCGCAGCCGTCATCAGTGGAAGTGTAGACCCGGCAATCCTAGAAACCTACCAGTCGGAGCGGCGCCCAGAGGCCGAGCAGTTGATGGAATTCGACACCCGCCTTGTGTACGCTTACGAAGAAGGAAGTACGGAAGATGACAGCGAGGATGGAGTAGAAGCGGTCCGCGACAAGTATGCCGGCTTCATGGCAGGCGTGGCAGTGACATATCCCCCTAGCATCCTTGTCGATGAAAGTGAAAGCAATGCGGCTGTCACCCGAAATGTTCAGCTCGGCAAGCGGCTGCCCTCATACTTGATAGTCGGTCAGGAAGACGGCTCTGTCGTTCATCTAGCCAAGAAACTGAATAGTAATGGGTGCTGGAGGTTACTAATTTTCCCGGGAGACTTGCACCATCCTGGCGTTTTGGATCGGCTATCGGTGTTTGCGAAGGATCTCAGTGGGCGCATTAATAACGACCTTATCCCACAGTCGACAAATAACTCGGAATTTCTGGAGACTCTATTGATTCATTCCAGCCCAAGAGCGTCCGTTAACCAGTCACAACATCTTGGGGCATTTCATCAATTCGATACAGAGCTCGGATGCGACCATACAAAAGTATTCGTTGATGATCCGTCCTGTGATGGAGATACAGGACAGGCGTACGAGCAGTACGGCATCGACAAGCAAAGAGGCTGTCTCATTGTTTGCCGACCGGATCAGCATGTTGGCTGGATTGGGGCTATAGAAGATGCAGAGGGTCTAGAAAAGTACTTCTCtaagtttttatttaataagGGAAGGACATGAAGTGGCAGGGCGACATACAT
This window harbors:
- a CDS encoding 2-polyprenyl-6-methoxyphenol hydroxylase, with translation MAKRDSYTDLLIIGAGPAGLMAACWASQYAITTQLIDLKSERTAAGHADGINSRTMEILDSFGLADTVLRQAAGNMDAAYWGPNEKTGNIRRIKHQPSQTQELSRFDQMLLNQGAIEQILIDYLVSKGRVHVERERKAEELELPCHSDKKSDEEYPVHVRVVSANGDDGQPDNAEVIHARYVIACDGTRSWTSAQLKIDSDVWKTESTWGVMDIVPETDFPDIQRACAIQAGDGLSMMVVPRENNLVRFYLHLNGGEERSPNGPDKSEGSLEDLMDMAEKTLKPYKLSYKYCDWWSIYPIGRRLIKQYRSDRIFFAGDAAHTHSPKGGQGMNISMQDTYNLVWKVAAVISGSVDPAILETYQSERRPEAEQLMEFDTRLVYAYEEGSTEDDSEDGVEAVRDKYAGFMAGVAVTYPPSILVDESESNAAVTRNVQLGKRLPSYLIVGQEDGSVVHLAKKLNSNGCWRLLIFPGDLHHPGVLDRLSVFAKDLSGRINNDLIPQSTNNSEFLETLLIHSSPRASVNQSQHLGAFHQFDTELGCDHTKVFVDDPSCDGDTGQAYEQYGIDKQRGCLIVCRPDQHVGWIGAIEDAEGLEKYFSKFLFNKGRT